TATTTACGAATTTTGACAATTAAACAACAAAACAATGAGTAAGGTGTTTTTTCATTATACAGAGCAATCTTTTCCCCTATCTAACAAAAAGGAAATAAAACAATTTATTGAAATCCTTTTTCAATTAGAAAAGAAACCGCTTACCCGAATTGATTATATTTTTTGTTCAGATGAATATTTACTACAAATAAATAAGCAACATTTACAACATGATTATTACACTGATATTATAACGTTTGAACTAAGCCAGGATAATCACACCCAAGCAGAAATTTATATAAGTGTAGAAAGAGTAAAAGAAAATGCCTATAATCTGTCAACAACATTTAAAAACGAAATATTACGTGTATTATTTCATGGGGCACTGCACTTATGTGGATATAAAGATAAATCTAAAAAGGAAGAAGAATTAATGCGAAAAAAAGAAGAAGAATACCTTGGAATGTATAATAATGATAAATAGCCATTAAAATAAATATAGTGTTTCACGTGAAACACTATATTTATTTTAGATAAACTACCTTTGCAAATAAATAAAAATTAATGTTCCAAGAGTATGATATAATTGTTGCTGGCGCAGGACATGCAGGTTGCGAAGCAGCTGCAGCTGCAGCAAATATGGGTAATAAAGTTTTACTCATTACAATGAATATGAATACAATTGCTCAAATGAGTTGCAACCCTGCAATGGGGGGAATAGCTAAAGGGCAAATTGTTAGGGAAATAGATGCAATGGGTGGTTATAGCGGAATTGTATCAGATAAAAGTATGATTCAGTTTAGAATGCTGAATAAAAGTAAAGGTCCCGCAATGTGGAGTCCACGTACACAAAATGACAGAATGCTATTTGCATTAACCTGGAGAGAAATGCTAGAGCATACAAATAACCTGGATTTTTACCAGGATATGGTACAGGGTTTATTGATAAAAGATGGGAAGGTAAATGGTGTAAAAACCGGTCTAGGTCATGAAATAAAAGCAAAAGCCATTGTAATTACAAGTGGAACCTTTTTAAATGGTATAATTCATATTGGGGAAAAACAATTTGGTGGTGGAAGAGTAGCAGAAAGAGCTGCAATAGGCATAACAGAGCAACTCGTTGAAAATGGATTTGAGAGCAATAGATTGAAAACAGGAACACCACCACGAGTAGATGCAAGAAGTCTTGATTATACAAAAATGGAACTTCAAGATGGAGATACAGAAATTATTGGATTTTCTTACATGGATATTAAAAAAATAAAGGCATCTGAACAATTACCATGTCATATTACTTATACCAACTCTACAGTACACGATATATTAAAAACAGGTTTTGCACAAAGTCCTATGTTTACTGGAAGAATTGAAGGAACCGGTCCTAGATATTGCCCTAGTATAGAAGATAAAATAAATAGATTTGCAGACAGAGACAGACATCAATTATTCGTAGAACCCGAGGGTTTTAAAACGGTAGAAATATATGTAAACGGATTTTCAACTTCCCTACCTGAAGAAGTTCAGTATAAAGCTTTAAAAAGCATTCCAGGATTTGAAAATGTCAAAATGTTTAGGCCAGGTTATGCAATAGAATATGACTTTTTTCCACCAACACAGCTAAACGCAAATTTAGAAACAAAACTCATTAAAAACTTATTTTTTGCTGGCCAAATAAATGGCACAACAGGATATGAGGAAGCAGCTTGCCAAGGATTAATGGCAGGAATAAACGCCAGCCAAAATATCCATGAAAAAGAACCTGTAATCTTAAAAAGAAATGAAGCTTATATTGGCGTATTAATAGACGACCTAATCAATAAAGGTACCGATGAACCCTACAGAATGTTTACCAGTAGAGCTGAATATAGAACTTTACTAAGGCAAGATAACGCAGATTTAAGATTGACAGAATTAAGCTATAATTTAGGCCTAGCAAAAGAAGACAGATATAATGCCGTTGTAAAGAAAAAGAATGATGTTAAAGAATTAATTAAAATATTGCAAGAATCTTCTTTAACTCCGGAAGAAATTAATCCATATTTAGTTAAAATAGGTTCTACACCAATAAATGAAAAACAAAGGATTTCCAAAATAGTATTACGCCCAGATGTCTTCTTAGATGAATTATTAAAAAATATAAATAATATTAATATATTAAATAATTATAATATAAATATTATTCAACAAGCAGAGATTCAATTAAAATATGAACGTTATATTGAAAAGGAAGAAGAAATAGCCGCTCGTATTAATAAAATGGATGATTTAAATATTCCTTCAAGTTTTGATTATAATAAAATTATCGCTTTAGGCAATGAAGCAAGACAAAAATTCCTAAAAATAAAGCCAAAAACTATTGGTCAGGCAAGCAGAATTAGTGGTATTAATCCTACAGATATTCAAATTCTTATGGTTCACATGGGTAGATAGTAAATTTACAATTTTATTAGTTCAACAATCTATGAAGAGTTAGTAATATTACTATCTACAAATTATTCTATTTGAAAACCTATATTACCATAAAAGCATTATCAATTGCTCTTATACTTTGTTACACATCTAAATTATGTGCTCAAACAAGCGTAAAAGGCTATGTTTATGAAGATAAGTATAGAACGCCTATAGATTCAGTTGAAGTCTATAGTTACTCTGGAAATAAAACAATAAGCAAAGCAGATGGATCATATATCATTCCGGTAACAGGCTTAAAAGATTCCATTTGGTTTCGTTACAACAATAAGAACACGATTAAATATGCCATAGATACTATTAAAAATACCAACAATTTTGAAGTAAGAATATATTTACCAAATTATCTTAAACAAGATAATATTTTACCTACAGTTACTGTAGAAACACATAACTACATAAAGGATTCCATCTTTCTTAGAAATTTTTATTCCAAAATATTTAATTGGAAAAAACCTTCACAAGCGCTTGGCGAAGGTGTAAGCGTAACACCAACCGGTGTAGGTGTAGATTTAGATGCGCTCGTAAATATGTTTAGATTTGGTTATAATAAACGCCAAGAAGTCTATCACAAATTCGCCCTACAAATAGAGCAAGACAGATACATTGATCACCGTTTTACAAAAGAAAAAGTAGAAGCATTAACGGGTCTATACGACACAGCCAGAGATGAATATATGAAACTCTATCGACCACAATATCAAGAACTACTTTTAATGAATGATATAGAACTTGGAAGATATATCCAAATAACCTACAAAAAGTATATTAAATATAAACAGCAAGAAAAAATAGAAGACAACATATTCTTAAGTCCTGAAGAAAAATAATTATTTAATCAATCCAGAAGCTTTACTGATCTCTAACATTCTAATAATAGGTTTACGCGCAGCTAAACGCAATTCTTCTTCCATTAAAATTTCCGGCTTTTCATATTTCATACATAAGTATAATTTTTCCAGCGTATTTAGTTTCATATAAGGGCAATCGTTACAAGCACAGGCATTATTCGGAGGCGCCGGTATAAATTTCTTTTGAGGTGAATCTTTCTCCATCTGATGCAAGATGCCGGCTTCTGTAGCAACAATAAATTGAGTTGCTTCGTCCTTTTTAGCAAAATTCAATATTTCTGTAGTACTACCTATAAAATCAGCTTCTTTTAAAATAATCTCTTCACATTCCGGATGTGCTAAGATTTTAGCCTCAGGATAAGCCTGTTTAAGCTTCAAAATCTTCTCCAAACTAAAAATCTCGTGAACCATACAGGAACCATTCCAAAGGAGCATATTTCGCCCCGTTTGCTTATTTATAAAAGCACCTAAATTTTTATCCGGCGCAAATATAATGGGTTGGTTTTCAGGAATACTTTCTACAATTTTTTTAGCATTACTACTTGTACAAATAATATCACTCAAAGCTTTTATCTCTGCAGTACAATTAATATAAGAAATAACAATATGATTCGGATGAGCTTCTTTAAAGTTTCTAAATGCTTCGGTAGGTGCACTATCGGCTAATGAACAACCTGCATGCAAATCAGGTAAAACAACTTTTTTATTTGGGTTTAAAATCTTCGCTGTTTCTGCCATAAAATGTACACCCGCAAATACAATCATATCTGCATCTGTTTGCGCAGCTTGTTGTGCCAAGCCTAAACTATCACCAATATAATCGGCCACATCCTGAATATCTGCTTCCTGATAATAATGTGCCAAGATAATAGCGTTCTTTTCTTTTTTGAGTTTTTCAATTTCCGCAAACAAATCCAAAGTTGGAGAAACGGTCATATCCATAAAGCCTTTTTTTTCTAAATTTTTTGTTGCCTCTAAAATGTTCATATCTGCTGTAATAATTATTATACTATTATTTATTTAAAAAAGCCTATTACTATTAAGGGTGTGGATTTCTTGAAAACTTTGTTATACACACTTATCAAAGTTAATTAGATTTTCATTATCCACAACTATCCACAATTTTATTTACATGAAGATTACGATGTTTATTGCATTTTAGATGATTTTTTAAAAATTGTGAATAAGATATTCTGCAATGCACATTTTGTAATTCACATGTTTCCACAGTTAATTAACTATGTGGAAAAAGTATATAAAAACAGAAGAAATCTGCATTTTAAAAATCTTTCGGTTTTTGTTAATTTTATTTCCACATTATTTAATTGTTATCTAAATGTTATCTACAATTTTTATAGGTAATACCCACCTTACGTTAATAAGTGTTTCACGAAAAAAAACAGCTATCCATAAAAAAACCGGCTATCACTTCTGTGCAGCCGGGTTTTTTAATAATGTATACTATTTCTTAATCTTCCCAATTCAAAGCACCCTTTTTTATTATATAAATA
The Arachidicoccus soli DNA segment above includes these coding regions:
- the mnmG gene encoding tRNA uridine-5-carboxymethylaminomethyl(34) synthesis enzyme MnmG gives rise to the protein MFQEYDIIVAGAGHAGCEAAAAAANMGNKVLLITMNMNTIAQMSCNPAMGGIAKGQIVREIDAMGGYSGIVSDKSMIQFRMLNKSKGPAMWSPRTQNDRMLFALTWREMLEHTNNLDFYQDMVQGLLIKDGKVNGVKTGLGHEIKAKAIVITSGTFLNGIIHIGEKQFGGGRVAERAAIGITEQLVENGFESNRLKTGTPPRVDARSLDYTKMELQDGDTEIIGFSYMDIKKIKASEQLPCHITYTNSTVHDILKTGFAQSPMFTGRIEGTGPRYCPSIEDKINRFADRDRHQLFVEPEGFKTVEIYVNGFSTSLPEEVQYKALKSIPGFENVKMFRPGYAIEYDFFPPTQLNANLETKLIKNLFFAGQINGTTGYEEAACQGLMAGINASQNIHEKEPVILKRNEAYIGVLIDDLINKGTDEPYRMFTSRAEYRTLLRQDNADLRLTELSYNLGLAKEDRYNAVVKKKNDVKELIKILQESSLTPEEINPYLVKIGSTPINEKQRISKIVLRPDVFLDELLKNINNINILNNYNINIIQQAEIQLKYERYIEKEEEIAARINKMDDLNIPSSFDYNKIIALGNEARQKFLKIKPKTIGQASRISGINPTDIQILMVHMGR
- the nadA gene encoding quinolinate synthase NadA; translated protein: MNILEATKNLEKKGFMDMTVSPTLDLFAEIEKLKKEKNAIILAHYYQEADIQDVADYIGDSLGLAQQAAQTDADMIVFAGVHFMAETAKILNPNKKVVLPDLHAGCSLADSAPTEAFRNFKEAHPNHIVISYINCTAEIKALSDIICTSSNAKKIVESIPENQPIIFAPDKNLGAFINKQTGRNMLLWNGSCMVHEIFSLEKILKLKQAYPEAKILAHPECEEIILKEADFIGSTTEILNFAKKDEATQFIVATEAGILHQMEKDSPQKKFIPAPPNNACACNDCPYMKLNTLEKLYLCMKYEKPEILMEEELRLAARKPIIRMLEISKASGLIK
- the ybeY gene encoding rRNA maturation RNase YbeY, encoding MSKVFFHYTEQSFPLSNKKEIKQFIEILFQLEKKPLTRIDYIFCSDEYLLQINKQHLQHDYYTDIITFELSQDNHTQAEIYISVERVKENAYNLSTTFKNEILRVLFHGALHLCGYKDKSKKEEELMRKKEEEYLGMYNNDK